Within the Gigantopelta aegis isolate Gae_Host chromosome 8, Gae_host_genome, whole genome shotgun sequence genome, the region TACATCACATATCTTTTGTAGGTTTTTAATAAGCATTAGAAAAACTGCTAGCTGTAAACATGTTAGAATAAAAACTCAATAaggaatttccctttaatttATCCACTAAAATGTTCAGGTAGTAGTTGAGAAAACTATGATAAACTAGCTGGTAATTACCTCATATtcttttgcagccatttcaacGTTTTAGTAGTGCAGCTACCATCTTCATGTCTGTTAGATAAACTTGAATCCTAAACAAACACAAAGCACAGGATCCTTTTAAGATTGTATCATTCATAAACAGATAGCAAGCCTCATTTACCTGGTgctaaataacaaatatgtggCTTCCAGTATGGTTACATTTTATGGTCTTCGAATGGATCCAAGTGCAAAAAAGATCCTTGCAAATGCATAATTGGTTAAGTACAAAGAAGGTGGTCGGAAGTACAAATGAAAGGACAAGTGATCACTACGGTgggaaactgttttaaaatagcTGTGTGTAATATAGATCTATGCTACATATTTCTCATGTAAAAGTAATTGCAGATGATgactttttcatattttttcttttaaagtttagttATTTTGTATTTGCTAGTTTTATCATGTTTCTTCAGcatgtaaatttgttttatttcatctaataaatattcattattaatgTGGATGAAGCTCTCCCAAAGCCAACATTTCATAATACAAGAATTGCAACATGTTGGCAATCAACAATATAACCAAAACAACaatcccccctccccatcccactaaaaaagattaataaattcatgaaatgtgtataataaaatgGGAAGGGTAAATATACAAGTCAATAACCGTATGTGTTTGACTCACAAGACATTCCATTCCCAATCAAGcctataaaatatcacatttactaGTATATCATATGACTACAATTTGCCCACACATATTCCACAAATAAACCTACTAAAACACTTTCAAGTGACCATTGCAATACATGCATGGATTACACTGTCTATTAATATCTACTCGTACTCTATCTGCCTAGTACACCGACACGAGAgagattttgttttggtgtaccATGTGACAAACATGCCAGTAACCCTTTAAGTAATCTATTTTCAGGTCGGCCAGTTGACAGTTTGAAAAGGGACGATATACTACATGTGCACACCCTGTGAGATAGAAACCCCCACTTGAAATCATGTTGTAAAGGTTAATAAATCAGAACTTAAAATAGCGACAACAGAGAACAAACTACTCATGAATGGTTTAGTCAGTTCAAAAAGGAAACACATATCATTATAAGTTATGACAGTGAGTTGAAAATAGTAAAAACACTTGATCTGTTATAAATACGACAATGGTGTACACATCCACTCAGTGTACTTCAACCCACACGGTCGGCAACGTCTCACAGATCCGTACATCCGCCGGATCAAACAATATTTCCGCTCGTATCTTAACTGTCAACGTATCGCAAAGTTTACACACGACTGCTGGATTAGACCTTATTTCACGTGGTAATTTAACTCGTGAGGTCTCGTGGCTAACTGAAACTGAAGGATTAGACTTTAGTTCAGCTGGTAACTTATCACAGACTCTTTCAGGAAATGAACTATTGGTTATCTCGCCCCTAGGATGGAGAGCAGGGATGGGTTGGCGAAACAACAACGCTGCCACCGTGCTGACAACAGAGAAAATCGCCGCCATCATCATTGTCACAATTCTCAACATCTTCATGCTCATTGGAAACACTGTGTCCATAGTAACGATCGTCAAGACGCCGAGTCTACGAAACCAGACGTACTACTGGTTTGTGCTCAATCTGGCTATTGTTGACCTCGTCAACTCGATGACGGTCGTTCCGATCCACACGGTCTGGGAGGCGCACGGACCGTGGCCATTTGGTCAGGTCTTCTGTAACTTTGTCATATTCCTTGATATGGCATTCAGCGCTCTGGCCAGCTACTCCACCGTTCTCGTGTCTCTCGACAAGTTCGTCTGCATCACAAAACCATTTCTTTATCACCACAACAATGCCTCAATGGCGGCCATCATTTCTGTCATAGCGGTGTGGGTTGTTTGGCTGACATTTTCTGCCATTTCCGTGTTCGCTGGAATCGCACGAGATCCTTTCCTCGACAGAAACCTTACGTACAGAATGGATCCATGTAACTTTGTGATGACCGACAGCTATGCCATTTCCAGTGCCATTGTTTCGTTTTTCATTCCTCTGATCATCATTGTGTTCACAAGTATTAAAATAGTGTGCGTGGTGAAAAGACACATTTGTCGAATTGCCGCAAACAAACTTTCTCCCATTCTCGATGATATTTCTTCAGGTAATGATAGAACACCTCAGAAAGGTACGGAAGGGAGTCAGCTGAGTATAATTTTCACAAGAAAActccaacaaacaacaaacgcTTCTCAAACTTGCGACATTTCACAGTCAGTGACAACCGAAAGCACCAGTTCAAAAAGATTATCAAAAGGTTTCCATCCGCACAGAAGAACATTTCCACTGTGTCGTGCATTTGGAACTGTTATGATAGTGACTGTGTTTTTTATCCTGATGTTTGCCCCTTACTGGTTTGCGGCAATCATTGATGTGGGCTGTAACTGTATCCCAACCTACATCTTTGAGGATTATTTAATGGTGTTCTACTACATGCACTCGTTAGTGAACCCCTATATCTACATGGCTACAGACAGACGGTACAAAAAGGCCATTGGAAGGttgtacaaaaaatattttaaaagaaataaaatacatgcTGTGCCCAAAACTTCAAGCAAAGACAGAATGTGATTTGTAGATATGTGCAAAATCAACAGTTTAAAGGCAATACAGTGTAAAGCAAGGCATTTGTTGTTTCAAACTAGAACTAGAAGGTTGGGTATTCAAAGTACGGAAGACTGTTTTAAgcacatacataaacattgcAGACTTACTCTGTACCTTGTAATTAATATGTGATGTGGTCAGACCatactaatgtaaaaaatgGAGCCAGAACAAAAGTTACAACAGCCAATGAAATTTGTCATGTGCCGGCTTATTTTGACAATCAGGTAaagaatgtattttgtttagattCATATTGCTGTTACAATACACATAAAGTGtgaaatgtaaacattgttaaagtaaataaacagaatattaaaatgattgtgagaagaaacctgttttAAGTTCTATATTCTGCTACTTTAGATAGTGCATGGTTTTAAGTAACCAATACTTAGATCTGTCCAAATTACCATAAAACAAGGATAAATGAATGTCTACTCAAAACCCCAGCATGGTGTCAAAAGTGCATGAATGTCTACTCAAAACCCCAGCATAGTGTCAAAAGTGCATGAATGTCTACTCAAAACCCCAGCATGGTGTCAAAAGTGCATGAATGTCTACTCAAAACCCCAGCATGGTGTCAAAAGTACATGAATGTCTACTCAAAACCGCAAGATCCTTTTATTCATGCattggaaattatttggtttaagacaccactagagcacattgattaattaatcatcggctgttggatgtaaaacatttggtaattatgactcgtaatcaacagaggaaacctgctatattattcctaatgcagcaagggatcttttatatatgcactttcccacagacaggaaagcacataccacagcctttgaccagttgtgatgcactggttgaaacaagaaaagaaCAATCAGTTGaaccgagctaaatcccgccccgtaTTGGAAATGTAAACCTCATGTAGAAAGTACTGAATTATTAGTCTTAGCaattcatcttcttctttttttaatttttagaattaaaaaaaatatatatatatttattccagtcCCTTTTCAGAAAATGGTTATgcaaattaaaagtttataaatgcaatattttcTAGCATAAGCCCTTTAAagttatgaaaatgttttacctTCCCTTTTTACCCTTAAACATTTTTATCTTTAGCTTCAGTGTTAAACTCATATATTATAGAATTATGTAAACATGTATCCATGTTTATTAATACTGAACGTTATAATATTCAGACatcttattatatttaaataatatcaatgtcCCAAAATCTGACACTAGCACTTTTATTTGTGGggttaataaactttaaaaaaaacgaagaagaagaaaaaaataataataaaagaagaaaaagaaaaaaaagaaagatagaaagaagGTTAATTGTTTTAGTATGAAGTTTGGAATATTTAGTAGCTAtaggtattttgtaatgtaagatgtaagtaaaagtaaagtaaaagtaGGAGTAATACGATTTACTTGTTATTGgaaagtgtttattttgtttaataacaccactggagcacattgattaattaatcatcagctattggatgtcaaacatttggtaattctgactcagtaatcagaggaaacctgctacatttttcctaattaatgcagcaagggatcttttatatgcactttcccacagacgttaatcagttgtggtgaactggttggaacgagaaaaaaacctaatcagttgaatggatctaccgaggtggttcgatcctgcaatgcaagcacctcaagcgagcactcaactgactgagctaaatcctgcccctacTTATTAATGGGacaaaataagtttgttttctttaacgacagcactagagcacactgatttattgttgaatgtcaaacaagggatcttttatgtacaccatccgatagacaggatagcacataccatggcctttgatataccaggtgtgGTGCACTCGCTGGAACAAAAATAGCCAAAAGGGTGTAATAATTGAACAAGGATTGGTTGTAGACCACTGCCTATTTCAAGTACTCTGCATTAATTGATGAATTAATCCAATGAGCTTGTATAGGATTAatgaatttaaaacaatacTGAAAACAAGTTTTTAACATTTCACTTTTGTTCCTTCTGTCAGCACTCTCAAAATCCCATCTTGCCACACCTTGGCTTTTGATCCCAGATCAACTGTGCACCAggaagtgctttaccactgggctatgtccctcccacttcttttcgttcgcttgttgactacacgtcgaggccagcagtgactatgaacgatacggttctctgtagatcacttcttgtgccatacagcttcttctggagagttgttgttgtagttgtccaggtagtctCCCTCAGCTGCTGAAAGTTTATGCAGTCTTGGATGACATGTTCGGTCATCTGTTCTGCTTCTCCACAGGAGCACATGGAAGAAGGTACCAGCCGTAACCTCTTATGCATATGCTGGTTCAGCCTGTTGTGTCCAGTCCTTAGTTGGAAAATGATGACCTGTTCCTGACGGGACAGCAGGTAATAATCATTGGTTTGTTTGGGAGGTCTATAGAGAGATTTAATATGAGATTTCATCTCTTCGTATGTTACCCAATTATCCTCCTGTTCTTTAGCTGCACCCAGTTTTGCCAGTCTGCATTTTCATTTCTTGGTATGCCACAGTGAGCAGGGATCCATTGTTACACGACTTGGTTGACACTGCTGATAGGATGTAGGGCTTCTGAAAGTCTGTCAAGCTTGTTTTCAAGAGCCTGGAGGGCAGAGAGAGCAGCAGTCAAGAAGACGATGTGTGAGCAGTTCTCCTCTCTGGTGCTGATGATGTGGGCAACATGAATGACAGCCTCAACCTCTGCAGCATAGTTTGTGCAGTATTTACCTGTAGGAAAATGCCTCTTCTCGGTAGCCACTAGGGTCCATGATGTATATTCCAGCCCCTCCGTTTTCCACTGCATTTGTTACAGATCCATCAGTATATACCTGTGTCCATGATGTCTCTGGGTACTGTTCATCAATCATGGCCAGTGTCAGGGCTCGTTTGTATGGTTCACTATGTTCCTCTCCAGGGGTGAGGTGTTGAACCACTGTGCAGATCTTTAcattgtccagttgtggttcCCATGGTGGGATGCAACTGACAGTACTAACTTGATGGATTTTATCTGGGAGTAGTCCCTTATGTTACCTCAGGAGTGATTTGCTCTGTTTGTGAAAGCTAGTTCTTTTAAGTCTGTTGCAGGGATAGTCATTCATTCTCTTGTTCATTGGGTGCTGTGGCAAAGACTTGAACTTAGTGGCTTGTATCATGAGCTTGGAGTCCCGGTGTTTGCCGAGGGGTACAATGCCAGTGAGCTGTTCCATATTCTCAATGGGGGTTGACCTCATTGCTCCAGTTATTATCCTGAGTGCTTGGTTTTGAACCCTGTCTAGTTTTTGTTGATGTGACTTTGCTGCTGTTGACCATGCACTGGATCCGTACTCAAGATGTGGTCTGATTGCTCCTTGGTAGACACTTTTCAGTATGTTATGATCATTGCCCCACTTGGTGCCAGCTAGTTTTCTCATTATGGCAAGTTTTCTTCGAGCTTTGGCCTCGGCTTTCTCCAATTGTGGTTTCCAGGTCTGTCTCTTGTCAAAAGTGACCCCCAGGTATGTCTTTTGGTCCTCATACTGGAGAGGCGTGTCATCAAGTTTGAGGTGACTTGTCTTTGTTGATTGTCATGCATCAGTCTCGAGTCCAAGATATAACATTGTCAAGAGCAAGCTGCATACGatatgttgctgttgttgcatATTCCTCCGAGCACCACAAAACTAGGTCATCTGCATATAATGCTGCATGTATCCCTTTGGGTAGATGTGTGACCAGGTcattgatgaagatgatgaagagAGTAGGTGAGGTACTCCATGGCGTATGAGTACTTTTTGCTCTGTTGGCCATCTACCATTACTCTCGCCCTTCGGTTGTGAAGATAAGACTTGGTCCACCTATACATGTTGCCACATATACCGTTTTTTTTGTAGCTTTGCTAGCAGGCCATCTTTCCAGACCTTGTCAACGGTCTTTTGCAGATCAATGAAGAAGGCAAGAACAACCTTCTGTGCTTGGAAAGCATCTTCGATTACTTGTGATAGGTAGGTGGCCTGGTCTTCTGTGCTGCGGAATTGTCTAAATCCTGCCTGCTCTTGAGTGATGATGTTTTCAGTGTCAAGGAACTGTTGAAGCCGATGGTTGATAATGCGCTTTAGGGTCTTGCAGACACAGCTAGTTAGGCTGATGGGTCTGTAGCTGCTtgccttttgtttgtttttaccttTTTTCAGTATGGGCATCATCACCGCCTCTTTCCACATTTGTGGCATCTTGCCTTCAGACCAGCTTAGGTTGAAAATTTCCAACAGTTTGGATTGCGCAGAATTGCCTAGGTACTTCAGCATTTCATTAGTAATACCATCCAGTCCTGGAGATTTCTTATTGTTTAGATGTTTGAGGGCATTTTCAAGTTCTGGTAGCGTTATACCTCTTGCAGTGTAGCTCTACTTACCATTTCTTTTTGTTCCCTTCTTGCTTCTTTCATCTGAGTTGTTGTGATGGTAATGTCATTTTCCTTGGCATAGGTCTTTGCTAAAAGGTCAACAGATTTCTTACCTATGAGTATATTTCCATCCTCCATTAGAGTGATTTTCTGTCCATGGGATTCTTCCTCATTTAGTTATTTTGTAAGTTTCCATAATTTGGTGCTGTCCTTTTCAAAGTTGGGTGCAGCAGTT harbors:
- the LOC121379829 gene encoding D(1A) dopamine receptor-like, whose amino-acid sequence is MGWRNNNAATVLTTEKIAAIIIVTILNIFMLIGNTVSIVTIVKTPSLRNQTYYWFVLNLAIVDLVNSMTVVPIHTVWEAHGPWPFGQVFCNFVIFLDMAFSALASYSTVLVSLDKFVCITKPFLYHHNNASMAAIISVIAVWVVWLTFSAISVFAGIARDPFLDRNLTYRMDPCNFVMTDSYAISSAIVSFFIPLIIIVFTSIKIVCVVKRHICRIAANKLSPILDDISSGNDRTPQKGTEGSQLSIIFTRKLQQTTNASQTCDISQSVTTESTSSKRLSKGFHPHRRTFPLCRAFGTVMIVTVFFILMFAPYWFAAIIDVGCNCIPTYIFEDYLMVFYYMHSLVNPYIYMATDRRYKKAIGSCPGSLPQLLKVYAVLDDMFGHLFCFSTGAHGRRYQP